From Carya illinoinensis cultivar Pawnee chromosome 5, C.illinoinensisPawnee_v1, whole genome shotgun sequence, one genomic window encodes:
- the LOC122311426 gene encoding uncharacterized protein At4g04775-like has protein sequence MASSQSSSCVLNDLELDSPSCWCGLKAPLKISRTHKNPNRKFYACPNFQTGQTRCQFFVWEDILQSVLRETANKTRENELRLREDAVLLREYEAQQEKDKLRERETLLKNQEDELGRRMASNRIGRILLCMCWIVSLVRFFGWF, from the exons ATGGCATCAAGTCAATCATCATCGTGTGTACTGAATGATCTTGAACTTGACTCGCCAAGttgttggtgtggtttgaaaGCGCCATTAAAGATCTCCCGCACCCACAAAAACCCGAATAGGAAATTCTATGCTTGTCCAAATTTCCAGACG GGACAAACAAGATGTCAATTCTTCGTTTGGGAAGATATACTGCAATCAGTACTACGTGAGACTGCCAACAAGACAAGAGAGAATGAACTTCGTCTGAGGGAGGATGCTGTTTTGTTGCGTGAATATGAAGCCCAACAAGAAAAGGACAAACTAAGGGAGAGGGAGACTCTGCTGAAGAATCAAGAAGACGAACTCGGAAGAAGGATGGCCTCGAATAGGATTGGCCGTATTTTGTTGTGTATGTGTTGGATTGTATCTCTTGTTAGATTTTTTGGTTGGTTCTGA
- the LOC122311425 gene encoding peroxidase N1-like yields MGSKSLNIVIVLMFVVVVLLALDASLVHGQGTRVGFYSKTCPRVESIVRSTVQTHFASNPAIAPGLLRMHFHDCFVHGCDASILIEGANTERTAPPNSLLRGFEVIDDAKAKLEAACPGVVSCADILTLATRDSVFLTKGQSWQVPTGRRDGRVSLASDTTNLPGFRDSVDVQKQKFAEKGLDTKDLVALVGGHTIGTAACRLFSYRLYNFTTNGNGADPTIDPTFLPQLRALCPQNGDGASRVGLDPGSQNRFDTSYFNNLMKGRGVLESDQKLWTDASTKTFVQRFLGARAFNVEFGRSMVKMSNVDVKTGTQGEIRKICTAIN; encoded by the exons ATGGGAAGTAAAAGTTTAAACATCGTAATAGTTTTGATGTTTGTAGTAGTAGTATTGCTCGCCCTGGATGCCTCATTGGTGCATGGCCAAGGCACTCGTGTCGGGTTCTATTCGAAAACATGTCCTCGAGTAGAATCTATTGTTCGATCTACTGTTCAAACTCATTTTGCGTCTAATCCCGCTATTGCTCCGGGGCTGTTGAGGATGCACTTCcatgattgttttgtgcatggTTGTGATGCTTCTATCCTTATTGAGGGGGCAAACACGGAGAGAACAGCCCCACCTAACAGTTTGTTAAGAGGATTTGAAGTCATAGACGATGCCAAAGCCAAGCTTGAAGCTGCATGTCCTGGCGTCGTTTCTTGCGCTGATATTCTTACCCTTGCTACTCGCGATTCTGTTTTTttg ACCAAGGGACAGAGCTGGCAGGTGCCTACTGGACGCAGAGATGGCAGGGTATCATTGGCATCAGATACCACCAATTTACCTGGCTTTAGAGACTCTGTTGATGTTCAAAAGCAAAAGTTTGCAGAGAAAGGTCTGGATACCAAAGATCTCGTCGCCCTCGTTG gtGGACACACCATTGGAACAGCAGCATGCCGTCTATTCAGTTACAGACTATACAACTTTACCACAAATGGGAATGGTGCTGATCCTACCATTGACCCAACTTTCTTGCCTCAACTCCGAGCTCTCTGCCCACAAAATGGCGACGGAGCAAGCCGTGTAGGACTAGATCCTGGTAGCCAAAACAGATTTGACACGTCTTACTTCAACAACTTGATGAAAGGCCGTGGAGTACTCGAGTCAGATCAAAAGTTATGGACTGATGCCTCTACAAAGACTTTTGTTCAACGTTTTCTGGGAGCAAGAGCCTTCAATGTGGAGTTTGGAAGGTCCATGGTGAAGATGAGTAACGTCGATGTTAAAACGGGTACCCAGGGTGAAATTCGTAAAATATGTACAGCAATTAACTAA